Below is a genomic region from Glaciihabitans sp. INWT7.
ACGACTTCACCGAGGGCGGCGCGCTCGGCGTCGAGGGCGGCGCGGCCGTCGCCGCGGCGATCTCGCGGTATCTGGTGCGGCATCCGCATCGCTATGACCAGGTCTTCGCCTCCCGAGACTGGCACGACGCCGAAGGCGACAACGGCGGCCACTTCGCGAGGGGGCACTCCGGCGAACCGGATGCCCCGGACTTCGTGACCACCTGGCCGGTGCACTGCGTGGCCGGCACGACCGGCGCCGACTACCACCCGGCATTGGACACCTCCGTGGTGACGGTCGGCGTGCGCAAGGGGCAGGGCCGGCCGGCGTACTCGATCTTCGAGGGCGTGACCGACTCCGGGCTCTCCGTGGCTCAGAAGCTCGACGAACTGGGCGTCGACGAGGTGGACGTGGTGGGCATCGCCACCGACTACTGCGTGCTGGCCAGCGCGCTCGATGCCGTGGCCGAGGGGCTGACGGTGCGGGTGTTCGACGACCTCGTCGCCGGGGTCGACCCGAGCTCGAGCGCCCTCGCCCTCGAGCGCCTGGCGGCCGCCGGCGTGCGGGTCGAAGGTGCCTCGCAAAACTAGACTGGTCGCATGAGTGCGATCTCCGAATCCGAGCTTCTGTCCCGCGTGCCCGACCGGCTTTTCATCGGGGGGGAGTGGGTGGAATCCACCTCCGGACGATCGATCGAGGTGGTCGATCCGTCGACCGGACTGGTGATCAAGACCATCGCCGACGCGTCGGTCGCCGACGGAGCCCTGGCGATGGATGCCGCCGCGGCTGCACAGGCCTCCTGGGCGGCAACCGCGCCCCGGGTGCGCGGCGAGATCCTGCGCCGGGCCTTCGACCTGCTGCAGGAGCGCGCCGATGAATTCGCGCTGCTGATGACTCTCGAAATGGGCAAGCCCCTCGCCGAGGCGCGGGGTGAGGTCACCTATGGTGGCGAGTTCCTGCGCTGGTTCAGCGAGGAAGCCGTGCGCATCGGCGGTCACTACGGGGTGAACCCCGAGGGCACGGGTCGCATGTTCGTCACCCGCTTCCCGGTCGGACCGTCTTTTCTCATCACGCCGTGGAACTTTCCCCTGGCGATGGCGACCCGCAAGATCGCGCCGGCGCTCGCCGCAGGGTGCACGGCCGTGGTGAAGCCCGCCGAGCTGACCCCGCTCACCACCCTCTATTTCGCGAAGCTCCTCGAGGAGTGCGGCCTGCCGAAGGGAGTGCTCAACATCATCACGACCTCCACTTCTGGCGAGGTCTCAGCACCGATCATCGCCGATCCCCGCTTGCGCAAGCTCAGCTTCACCGGGTCCACTCCGGTGGGCGTCCGCCTGCTCAAGCAGGCCGCCGACAACGTGCTTCGCACGTCTATGGAGCTGGGGGGCAACGCCCCGTTCCTGGTGTTCGAGGACGCCGATCTCGACGCCGCGATCGACGGCGCGATGATCGCGAAGTTCCGCAACATCGGCCAGGCCTGCACGGCTGCGAACCGGTTCATCGTGCACGAGTCGGTGGCCGAGGAGTTCGCCGCGCGAGTGACCGAGCGTGTCAAGTCACTGACAATCGGGAGGGGCACCGAGAACGGCGTCTCGATCGGGCCGCTCATCAACGCCGCCGCGGTCGCCAAGGCCGACGAGCTGGTGACGGATGCGGTCTCCCGCGGCGCGACGGTTCTCACCGGCGGAAACCCGGTCGACCGCGACGGCACCTTCTACGCGCCCACCGTGGTGACGGGGGTGACGCCCGGCAGCGACATCCTGCGCGAAGAGATCTTCGGACCGGTGCTGTCGATCACGACCTTCACCGATGAGGCGGATGCGGTGGCCAAGGCCAACGACACCCAGTACGGCCTCGTCAGCTACGCCTTCACGCGCGACCTCGCCCGTGGACTCCGACTGATCGACAGCATCCAGACCGGCATGATGGGGCTCAACGTGGGAGTCGTCTCGAATGCGGCGGCGCCCTTCGGCGGGGTCAAGCAATCCGGCCTCGGACGCGAGGGCGGCGACGTCGGTATCGACGAGTACCTCGAGACGAAGTACGTGCTCGCGCCGGCCACCGTCGCCCCCGCGGGTGCTGCATAACTCCTGCAGTCTGCCCGGGCGGGGAACGGGAGCCCGGGAATTCGGGGCCCGGCCAGCTCCCGGCTGCAGAGTGCAGGAGTTATGCCGGAGGGACAGTGGGGAGGGTGTCGCGTGACCGTCGTTGAGATCACGGACCTCTCCGACCCGCGACTGGCCGACTACTCCCACCAGACGGATGTCGCGCTCAAGAAGGCGCGCGGCACTGAGCACGGCCTCTACATCGCCGAGTCGGCACTCGTGTTGCAGCGGGCGCTCGCGGCCGGCCATCGGCCGCGTTCGGTGCTGGCGCTCGGCAACACTGTCGACGAGGCGAGAGCGCTGGTGGGCGAGGATGTGCCGATCTTCTCCGGGCCGAGCGAGCTCCTCGAAGAGCTGACCGGCTATCTGCTGCATCGCGGTCTGATCGCGGCGATGCACCGCCCGGCACTGCCTTCGGCACCGGCGCTGCTCGAGCACGCCCGGCGGGTGATCATCCTCGAGAACGTCGCGGACCCCACCAATGTGGGAGCCATCTTCCGCTCCGTCGCCGCGATCGGTGCCGACGCGGTGTTCGTCACTCCCCGCTGCTCAGATCCGTTCTACCGTCGCGCGATCCGCGTGTCGATGGGCACGGTGCTGCAGGTGCCCTGGACGCGGCTCGGCGACTGGCCGTCGACCCGGAAGCTGCTCGCGACTGCCGGGTTCCAGGTCGCGGCGCTGGCTTTGAGTGCGGATGCCGTGAGCCTGCGCGACTTCGCGGCTCCCGAGCGACTGGCGCTCGTGCTCGGCGCCGAGGGGGAAGGACTCACCGCGGACGCGCTTGCCAGCGCCGACACCGTGGTGCAGATTCCCATGGCGCATGGGATCGACTCGCTCAATGTCGCCGCGACCGCAGCCGTGGCGATGTGGGCCCTCGCCTGATCCGTCAGAGCGCCCGCATGCGGTTGTTCCGCGGGTCGTGGGTGAGTTCGGCGCGCCCGAGCTCTTCGAGCAGTGGCGGCAGGTACATCCCGAACCGGCCGCGATAGCCCTTGCGCAAGCCGTACCATCCGCCGACCGGATTGGTCTCGGCCCGCCCCCAGGCCTCGACCGTTCCCTCGGCTGGACTCTTCGACTCGTCGGCGGCACCCAGGTCGACCCAGTCGCCCTGCTCGGTGAGCCAGACGTGCAGGTCGTCGATCGCCCGAGACTGGTATTTCAGTGTGGTGGAGCCCACCTTGCAGACCAGTTCCTCGTCCTCGACGAACATCGTGTATGCGGATGATCCGGGCGCCGTGACCAGCTCCCAGGGGTCGTCCTTCGTTCCTGCGCCCATCGGGGCTCCTCTGCTCAGCAGAAATCTAGCGCATTCGACACGTCATCATTCAGGAATATGTGGGGCTGGTGAGACGGATGCTGCTGGAGCCGACCTCGGCCGCCTCATCCGTCGCAGAGGTTCCTGATTGACGAGGAGCGCGGGAGAGGTCAGACGAGCAGCTGGTGTTTCGCGAGTTCGCGGTACAGCGGGGTGCTCTTCACGAGTTCGGAGTGAGTCCCGACACCGACGACGCGTCCGTGGTCGAGCACCACGATCTGGTCGGAGTCGACCACGGTGGAGAGGCGGTGTGCGATCACGATCAGGGTGCGGTTCTCGGCGACGGCATCGATCGCCTCTCGGAGCAGCTGCTCGTTGAGCCCATCGAGAGACGACGTCGACTCGTCAAGCAGCAGGATGGGAGGAGCCGCGAGCAGTGTGCGTGCGATGGCGAGGCGCTGGCGCTCGCCGCCGGAGAGCATCACGCCCTCCTCGCCGACCGCCGCATCCAGGCCCGTGTCGCTGCGCTCGAGCACCGCGGTGAGATTCACGTCGTGGAGCACTCTGATGCACTCCTCGTCGGTGGCGTCCGGGGCGCCGAGGGTGAGGTTGTCGCGCAGGGATCCTGCGAGCACCGGGGCATCCTGTTCCACATACCCGATCTGGGCACGCAGGGCTTCACGATCGAGCCCACGGATGTCGATGCCTCCCAATCGCACCAATCCGGAAGTCGGATCGTAGAAACGCTCGATGAGCGCGAGGATCGTGCTCTTACCGGCGCCGGACGGACCGACCAGCGCGGTGCGTTGCCCTCGCGGGGCGTCGAAGGAGACCCCGTGGAGCACCGTGAGGTCTTTGGGCGCAGACTCCTCGACGAGCTCGGACTGCGCGACGTGGTCGGTGACGGATCCGGGCTGCGGGGG
It encodes:
- a CDS encoding RNA methyltransferase; this translates as MTVVEITDLSDPRLADYSHQTDVALKKARGTEHGLYIAESALVLQRALAAGHRPRSVLALGNTVDEARALVGEDVPIFSGPSELLEELTGYLLHRGLIAAMHRPALPSAPALLEHARRVIILENVADPTNVGAIFRSVAAIGADAVFVTPRCSDPFYRRAIRVSMGTVLQVPWTRLGDWPSTRKLLATAGFQVAALALSADAVSLRDFAAPERLALVLGAEGEGLTADALASADTVVQIPMAHGIDSLNVAATAAVAMWALA
- a CDS encoding NAD-dependent succinate-semialdehyde dehydrogenase — translated: MSAISESELLSRVPDRLFIGGEWVESTSGRSIEVVDPSTGLVIKTIADASVADGALAMDAAAAAQASWAATAPRVRGEILRRAFDLLQERADEFALLMTLEMGKPLAEARGEVTYGGEFLRWFSEEAVRIGGHYGVNPEGTGRMFVTRFPVGPSFLITPWNFPLAMATRKIAPALAAGCTAVVKPAELTPLTTLYFAKLLEECGLPKGVLNIITTSTSGEVSAPIIADPRLRKLSFTGSTPVGVRLLKQAADNVLRTSMELGGNAPFLVFEDADLDAAIDGAMIAKFRNIGQACTAANRFIVHESVAEEFAARVTERVKSLTIGRGTENGVSIGPLINAAAVAKADELVTDAVSRGATVLTGGNPVDRDGTFYAPTVVTGVTPGSDILREEIFGPVLSITTFTDEADAVAKANDTQYGLVSYAFTRDLARGLRLIDSIQTGMMGLNVGVVSNAAAPFGGVKQSGLGREGGDVGIDEYLETKYVLAPATVAPAGAA
- a CDS encoding isochorismatase family protein; this encodes MTRALFIIDVQNDFTEGGALGVEGGAAVAAAISRYLVRHPHRYDQVFASRDWHDAEGDNGGHFARGHSGEPDAPDFVTTWPVHCVAGTTGADYHPALDTSVVTVGVRKGQGRPAYSIFEGVTDSGLSVAQKLDELGVDEVDVVGIATDYCVLASALDAVAEGLTVRVFDDLVAGVDPSSSALALERLAAAGVRVEGASQN
- a CDS encoding DUF6855 family protein; the protein is MGAGTKDDPWELVTAPGSSAYTMFVEDEELVCKVGSTTLKYQSRAIDDLHVWLTEQGDWVDLGAADESKSPAEGTVEAWGRAETNPVGGWYGLRKGYRGRFGMYLPPLLEELGRAELTHDPRNNRMRAL